Proteins encoded in a region of the Flavobacterium sp. MDT1-60 genome:
- a CDS encoding phosphatase PAP2 family protein: MKNNIQKIVFKSLLLLLAGLVYSCDDDISQRNEQFPQLNPKNTDAEAGTWKPYLLTAPDEFSIDVPVATSTPAYTREINEIKSFQVSITAEQKSIIKYWSAGSVLRWNEIMRTLVARHNRPPYQNDDGTYPAPSAANPFAYPQFPFSNPPYAARAYAYVSAAQYDALIAAWHYKKLYNRSAPYIVDPSLQVLIPKSTLPSYPSEDAVLAGVTVELLKLLFPTEIAYINAKAEEEKLYRIISGANVRSDVDAGISLGRKVAAKFITRASTDGAGVAGGTPAIWAALESQTAATGEVPWKSLEIPARPPMLPLFGKVKSFLMTEADVVANRPPAPPSTKSDAFAKELAEIKKYSQDNSREHLEIVSFWADGVDTYTPPGHWNAIACEAFVEQSYSEIRWARNLALLNIAMMDAAISCWDAKYTYFNPRPCQMDPSIKTTTGVPNFPAYVSGHSTFSAAACVVLSHFIPAKKTEYEAMALEASNSRMYGAIHYRSDCEKGLELGKKVAAFAVNRATTDGGEQ; this comes from the coding sequence ATGAAAAATAATATTCAAAAAATTGTCTTTAAAAGTCTTTTACTTCTGTTAGCTGGACTAGTGTATTCCTGTGATGATGATATTTCACAGCGAAATGAGCAGTTTCCACAATTGAACCCTAAAAATACAGATGCTGAAGCTGGTACCTGGAAACCTTATCTTTTAACTGCACCGGATGAATTTTCAATAGATGTACCAGTTGCAACAAGTACACCTGCTTATACAAGAGAAATTAACGAAATAAAGAGTTTTCAGGTTAGTATTACTGCTGAACAAAAAAGCATAATAAAATATTGGAGCGCTGGCAGCGTACTCCGCTGGAATGAAATTATGAGAACCTTGGTAGCAAGGCATAATCGCCCACCGTACCAAAATGACGATGGAACTTATCCGGCTCCTTCGGCTGCAAATCCATTTGCATATCCTCAATTTCCATTCTCCAATCCCCCTTATGCGGCCAGAGCTTATGCATATGTGAGTGCTGCTCAATACGATGCACTGATTGCTGCCTGGCATTATAAAAAGCTGTACAACAGGTCAGCACCCTACATTGTTGATCCAAGTCTGCAAGTATTAATCCCTAAAAGTACTTTGCCATCCTATCCTTCAGAAGATGCTGTCTTGGCGGGAGTTACTGTTGAGCTTTTAAAATTATTATTTCCAACGGAAATCGCTTACATAAATGCAAAAGCTGAAGAAGAAAAATTATACCGTATTATCAGCGGTGCTAATGTTCGCTCAGATGTTGATGCCGGAATCAGTTTGGGTAGAAAAGTTGCCGCAAAATTTATAACTCGCGCTTCGACTGATGGGGCGGGAGTTGCTGGTGGCACACCGGCAATCTGGGCAGCATTAGAATCTCAAACTGCAGCAACAGGCGAAGTTCCCTGGAAGTCATTAGAAATACCAGCCAGACCTCCAATGTTGCCATTATTCGGAAAAGTAAAGTCATTTTTGATGACAGAAGCAGATGTTGTAGCAAATCGCCCGCCTGCACCTCCTTCAACAAAATCTGATGCTTTTGCAAAAGAATTAGCCGAGATTAAAAAATACAGTCAGGATAATTCTCGTGAACACCTGGAGATTGTCAGTTTTTGGGCTGATGGTGTAGATACATATACGCCTCCCGGGCATTGGAACGCCATTGCCTGTGAAGCTTTTGTGGAACAATCGTACAGCGAAATTCGCTGGGCAAGAAATTTGGCCTTATTAAATATCGCGATGATGGATGCTGCAATTAGTTGCTGGGATGCCAAATACACTTATTTCAATCCACGTCCGTGTCAAATGGATCCCTCTATTAAAACCACTACAGGAGTTCCTAATTTTCCAGCCTATGTTTCTGGTCATTCTACCTTCAGTGCCGCGGCCTGCGTTGTTTTGTCACATTTTATTCCAGCTAAAAAAACAGAATATGAAGCAATGGCGCTGGAAGCATCAAACTCAAGAATGTATGGCGCTATCCATTACAGAAGTGATTGTGAAAAAGGATTAGAATTAGGTAAAAAAGTAGCTGCTTTTGCTGTTAACAGGGCAACAACTGACGGTGGTGAACAATAG
- a CDS encoding glycoside hydrolase family 3 protein, translated as MRLRFIAAALFSVFFQSSFSQTNNATEKRIQELIKKMTLKEKVGMLHGNSKFYTEEIKHLGIPEWALSDGPHGVRAEMNRHNWKYTGQTDDSSTCFPPGTAMAASWNLELAKQRGIVLGEEARFRKKDVLLGPGINIIRSPLCGRNFEYLSEDPFLISQLSINYIKALQTQDVAACVKHFVANNQEENRFVVDVTMSERALREIYLPGFKASIVDAGALGVMGAYNKFRGSYCTENDYLGRTLLRDEFKFKGVYMSDWDAVHSTEKAALAGLDLEMGTEKENYNDWYFADPLIKAVKEGRIKESVVDEKVANILRVMIKTKVLDPKTRIKGSINTKEHQQAAYRSAVEAVVLLKNEKQILPLNMSTIKSVAIIGDNATRTHCGGGFSSEIKALYEVTPLQAMTTKYEKSMRINFAQGYEKQSHVVERSSDGQLNTDKVDWKLIEEAVAQAKKSDVAIVFAGLNHDFDSESFDRLHMRLPYGQETLIQEVAKANPKTIVVIIAGSPLELAGIESRVPAVVWGWYGGMEAGNAVVDILSGKEFPSGKLPFTIPVTLSQSPAHALGAYPGHDLKVNYEEDILVGYRWFDTKGIEPQYPFGYGLSYTSFEISNVSSNKKAYGVNDEITVKFNIKNTGKTDGAEVVQLYAGQTTSSVLRPKKELKAFDKIFLKPGEQKTVDLKVKVKDLAFYDEKTSDWKIEPGQFVLYTATSAENIVSTLNVTIQ; from the coding sequence ATGAGATTACGATTTATAGCTGCGGCTTTGTTTTCAGTATTTTTTCAAAGTTCTTTTTCGCAAACTAATAATGCTACTGAAAAAAGAATTCAGGAGTTAATTAAAAAAATGACCTTGAAGGAAAAAGTCGGCATGCTGCATGGAAACTCTAAATTTTATACGGAAGAAATAAAGCATCTCGGAATTCCGGAATGGGCTTTGTCAGATGGTCCGCACGGAGTCAGGGCAGAAATGAATCGTCATAACTGGAAATATACAGGACAAACAGATGATTCTTCGACCTGTTTTCCTCCCGGAACTGCCATGGCTGCAAGTTGGAATCTGGAACTCGCGAAACAGCGCGGTATTGTTTTGGGCGAAGAAGCCCGTTTTCGTAAAAAAGATGTTTTACTTGGACCGGGAATCAACATTATTCGTTCTCCGCTTTGCGGGCGAAACTTCGAATATTTGAGTGAAGATCCGTTTCTTATTTCACAGCTTTCTATCAATTATATTAAGGCTTTACAAACCCAGGATGTTGCGGCTTGTGTGAAACATTTTGTAGCCAATAATCAGGAAGAAAATCGTTTTGTTGTAGATGTAACGATGAGCGAACGCGCTTTGCGAGAAATTTATTTACCGGGTTTTAAAGCTTCAATTGTTGATGCCGGAGCATTGGGTGTTATGGGTGCTTATAATAAATTCAGAGGTTCCTATTGTACTGAAAATGATTATTTGGGACGTACACTTTTGCGAGATGAATTTAAATTTAAAGGCGTTTATATGTCTGATTGGGATGCTGTTCATAGTACTGAAAAAGCCGCTTTGGCTGGTTTGGACTTAGAAATGGGAACTGAAAAAGAAAATTATAACGACTGGTATTTCGCAGATCCTTTAATTAAAGCAGTAAAAGAAGGTCGTATCAAAGAAAGTGTTGTCGATGAAAAAGTGGCTAACATATTAAGAGTCATGATTAAAACGAAAGTTTTAGATCCTAAAACACGTATAAAAGGTTCTATAAATACAAAAGAACACCAACAAGCAGCTTATCGTTCTGCTGTAGAAGCAGTTGTTTTGCTGAAAAACGAAAAGCAAATTTTGCCGTTGAATATGAGTACGATAAAATCAGTAGCCATTATTGGTGATAATGCAACCCGTACACATTGTGGTGGTGGATTTAGTTCAGAAATCAAAGCTTTGTATGAGGTAACACCGCTTCAGGCCATGACCACTAAATACGAAAAGTCGATGCGGATAAATTTTGCACAAGGTTATGAAAAGCAATCTCATGTTGTGGAAAGAAGCAGCGACGGACAATTAAATACGGATAAAGTAGATTGGAAATTAATCGAAGAAGCAGTGGCTCAGGCTAAAAAATCAGATGTGGCAATTGTTTTTGCAGGTTTAAACCATGATTTCGATTCAGAATCATTTGACAGATTACACATGCGTTTACCGTACGGACAGGAAACTTTAATTCAGGAAGTAGCCAAAGCAAATCCGAAAACCATTGTGGTAATTATTGCAGGCTCTCCGCTTGAACTGGCGGGTATTGAATCGCGTGTGCCTGCTGTAGTTTGGGGTTGGTATGGCGGAATGGAAGCGGGTAATGCTGTGGTTGATATATTAAGCGGTAAAGAATTTCCTTCCGGAAAGCTACCATTTACGATACCTGTTACTTTAAGCCAGTCTCCGGCACATGCTTTAGGAGCCTATCCGGGGCATGATTTGAAAGTAAATTATGAGGAAGATATTTTGGTAGGCTATCGCTGGTTTGACACCAAAGGAATTGAACCACAATATCCATTTGGTTACGGTTTGTCTTATACTTCTTTTGAAATCTCTAATGTTAGTTCTAACAAAAAAGCCTACGGTGTTAATGATGAAATCACAGTTAAATTCAATATCAAAAATACAGGAAAAACAGATGGAGCAGAAGTAGTTCAATTGTACGCTGGTCAAACGACTTCATCAGTTTTAAGACCTAAAAAAGAATTAAAAGCATTTGATAAAATATTCCTGAAACCGGGAGAACAAAAAACAGTTGATTTAAAAGTGAAAGTAAAAGATTTGGCTTTTTACGACGAGAAGACTTCTGACTGGAAAATTGAACCGGGTCAGTTTGTACTTTATACAGCGACATCAGCCGAGAATATTGTGAGTACACTTAATGTTACTATACAATAA
- a CDS encoding MFS transporter, translated as MGISRKKATSTLMGNTSQKLSVLEKIGYGLGDFAANLIFQTLLTFLAFFYTDVYKIPAGTASIIIFIGGFIGAFFNIIMGVIADRTQTRWGKFRPWILWTALPFGIGAVLSFLTPDFGENGKIIYTLLTYFFLVIIYSANNLPYVALSGVLTGDMKERNSLSSYRFVAVMIAQFIIQSLLLPLVLILGHGDKAVGFKNTMILFAVTGIICLLITFFTTKERIIPAKNQRSSIKQDFTDLSKNGPWLVLLLVTILVFITLSLKGGMYVFYFKYYLDPVAQTVFLNDIGFTAFIHNLNNSLIAMGLVDFQWPKDAPTSAFSLFNAGGILFMIFGILFSKSLADSFGKRNIYISFIFLSAISLLLFNFYSRTAITMVFLTQLAHGFIYGVTIPLLWAMIADVADYSEWKNNRRATATVFSAMIFGLKIGISIGGALGAAFLSKYGYVAEEVNQVPAAVEGIKLCVSIYPGFIFIISAILLCFYVIDRNMEIGIEKDLRERREISPF; from the coding sequence ATGGGGATAAGCAGAAAAAAAGCAACCAGTACATTGATGGGCAATACTTCTCAAAAGCTTTCTGTACTGGAAAAAATTGGTTACGGTTTAGGAGATTTCGCGGCGAATTTGATTTTTCAGACCCTGTTGACTTTTTTGGCTTTCTTTTATACAGATGTTTATAAAATTCCTGCCGGAACAGCAAGTATTATCATTTTTATTGGAGGTTTTATCGGTGCTTTTTTTAATATCATTATGGGGGTTATTGCTGACCGTACCCAAACCCGCTGGGGAAAATTCAGGCCCTGGATATTATGGACAGCTTTACCTTTTGGAATTGGTGCTGTTCTCTCTTTCTTAACCCCGGATTTTGGAGAAAACGGAAAGATAATTTACACCTTGTTGACTTACTTTTTTCTGGTTATCATCTATTCAGCTAATAATTTACCCTATGTTGCTTTAAGTGGTGTTTTAACCGGCGACATGAAAGAAAGAAATAGTCTTTCCTCCTATCGTTTTGTAGCCGTGATGATTGCTCAATTTATAATTCAGTCCCTTTTATTGCCTTTGGTTTTAATTTTAGGACATGGTGATAAAGCAGTTGGCTTTAAAAATACGATGATTCTATTCGCTGTTACCGGAATAATTTGTTTACTAATCACTTTTTTTACTACCAAAGAACGAATTATACCTGCAAAAAATCAGAGATCTTCAATTAAACAAGATTTCACCGATTTGTCTAAAAATGGACCCTGGCTGGTTTTGTTACTGGTTACCATCTTGGTATTTATAACCTTATCTTTAAAAGGCGGAATGTATGTTTTCTATTTTAAATACTATTTAGATCCTGTAGCACAAACTGTATTTTTGAATGATATTGGTTTTACGGCATTTATTCATAATCTGAATAATTCATTAATAGCAATGGGTTTAGTCGATTTTCAATGGCCAAAAGATGCTCCCACTTCTGCATTTAGTCTTTTTAATGCCGGGGGAATTCTTTTTATGATTTTTGGCATTTTGTTTTCGAAATCACTCGCAGATTCTTTTGGAAAAAGAAATATTTACATCAGTTTTATTTTTTTATCAGCCATAAGCTTATTGCTTTTCAATTTCTACAGCAGAACCGCTATTACAATGGTTTTTCTAACTCAATTAGCACATGGATTTATATATGGAGTAACAATTCCTCTATTGTGGGCCATGATTGCTGATGTGGCCGATTATAGCGAATGGAAAAACAATCGAAGAGCGACTGCTACCGTTTTTTCGGCTATGATTTTCGGGTTAAAAATAGGGATCAGTATTGGCGGTGCCCTGGGTGCGGCTTTTTTATCTAAATATGGTTATGTAGCCGAAGAGGTCAATCAGGTACCGGCAGCAGTAGAAGGAATTAAATTGTGCGTAAGCATCTATCCTGGCTTTATATTCATTATAAGCGCCATTCTGTTGTGCTTTTATGTAATCGACAGAAATATGGAAATTGGGATTGAAAAAGACCTAAGGGAAAGAAGAGAAATTAGCCCTTTTTGA
- a CDS encoding thioredoxin domain-containing protein translates to MIKKTTENQHHYSHFFHFIYMRILYLLLIVSCFFIGCNKNQHTEEHHKYTNDLINETSPYLLQHAHNPVKWKAWNQETLDQAKAENKLIIISVGYSACHWCHVMEEESFENEAVAKLMNDNFISIKVDREERPDIDQIYMNAVQLMTGKGGWPLNCIALPDGRPIFGGTYFTKEEWTKALTELSGLYKNNPKKASEYADKLVAGIQKSQLIEFNNSQANFKKSELSGAVKLWQEQLDYKEGGLIGDTKFPMPNSLGFLLRYSIQNNDKSLQKYAETTLTKMANGGIYDPIGGGFSRYSTDAKWHVPHFEKMLYDNAQLVSLYSDAYLATKNELYKKTVIETLNFVEKELMASDGAFYSSLDADSKNKAKKLEEGAYYVWKKEELQALLQSDFPLFQKYFNINENGLWENGNYVLFRNQSDKEFALQNKLTLSEVDLKVKNWKQILLTARNKRPRPHLDDKTLTSWNALMIKGYVSAYRAFKNPHYKEIALKNANFIVKNQLQKDGSLYHSYKEGKSSIVGFSEDYATVTDAFIAVYQITLDEKWLKKAKQLTDYTMTHFWDKKTNLFYFTSNTATGLITRKMEIADNVIPGSNSVLAQNLFLLGHYYSNDVYSKTAQQMLNNVKENALQSPTEYYNWLNLMLNYTDNYFEVAISGKAAMTKTSQLQSYYLPNILIAGATKESKLPILENRYADDQTYIYVCVNKACKMPEKEVDVAVNKIKNSL, encoded by the coding sequence ATGATTAAAAAAACAACTGAAAATCAACACCATTACTCACATTTTTTTCATTTTATTTATATGCGTATTCTCTATCTTTTATTAATCGTTTCTTGTTTTTTTATTGGTTGTAATAAAAACCAGCATACTGAGGAGCATCACAAATATACCAACGATTTAATTAATGAGACAAGCCCGTATCTTTTGCAGCATGCGCACAATCCTGTTAAATGGAAAGCGTGGAATCAGGAAACGCTGGACCAGGCAAAAGCAGAAAATAAACTTATTATTATTTCTGTAGGCTATTCTGCCTGTCATTGGTGCCATGTTATGGAAGAAGAAAGTTTTGAAAATGAAGCTGTAGCTAAATTAATGAACGATAACTTTATCAGTATAAAAGTAGATAGGGAAGAGCGTCCGGATATTGATCAAATATATATGAATGCCGTGCAATTAATGACTGGCAAAGGCGGCTGGCCCTTAAACTGTATTGCACTTCCTGATGGACGTCCTATTTTTGGAGGCACTTATTTTACCAAAGAGGAATGGACAAAAGCCCTAACGGAACTTTCTGGTTTGTATAAAAACAATCCCAAAAAAGCGAGTGAATATGCAGATAAATTAGTAGCTGGAATTCAGAAATCACAATTAATTGAGTTTAATAATAGTCAGGCTAATTTTAAAAAATCAGAACTTTCTGGAGCCGTAAAATTATGGCAAGAGCAGTTAGATTATAAGGAAGGCGGCTTAATTGGTGATACTAAATTTCCAATGCCAAACTCATTGGGTTTTCTGCTTCGTTACAGCATTCAGAATAATGACAAATCGCTTCAGAAGTATGCAGAAACAACACTCACAAAAATGGCCAATGGTGGAATTTACGATCCGATTGGTGGAGGTTTTTCCAGATATTCTACAGATGCAAAATGGCATGTTCCACATTTTGAAAAAATGCTCTATGACAATGCACAATTAGTGAGCTTGTATTCTGATGCGTATTTGGCCACTAAAAATGAATTATATAAAAAGACAGTGATTGAAACTCTGAATTTTGTAGAAAAAGAACTTATGGCTTCCGATGGTGCTTTTTATTCGTCTTTGGATGCCGACAGTAAAAACAAAGCAAAAAAACTGGAAGAAGGAGCGTATTATGTCTGGAAGAAAGAAGAATTGCAAGCCCTTTTACAATCTGATTTTCCTCTTTTTCAGAAGTATTTTAATATTAATGAAAATGGTTTATGGGAAAACGGAAACTATGTTTTATTTAGAAACCAATCAGATAAAGAGTTTGCACTCCAAAATAAATTGACATTATCAGAAGTAGATTTGAAAGTAAAGAATTGGAAACAAATACTTTTAACGGCAAGAAACAAAAGACCACGGCCTCATTTAGATGATAAAACCCTGACTTCATGGAACGCTTTAATGATAAAGGGCTATGTTAGTGCTTATCGCGCATTTAAGAATCCACATTATAAAGAAATCGCTTTAAAGAACGCTAACTTTATTGTTAAGAATCAGCTTCAAAAAGACGGAAGTTTATATCACAGTTATAAAGAAGGAAAGAGTAGTATCGTTGGTTTTTCAGAAGATTACGCTACTGTTACAGATGCGTTTATTGCGGTGTATCAGATTACACTTGATGAAAAATGGCTCAAAAAGGCGAAACAGTTAACAGATTATACCATGACTCATTTTTGGGATAAAAAAACGAATCTGTTTTATTTTACCTCTAATACTGCAACAGGTTTAATTACCAGAAAAATGGAAATTGCAGACAATGTAATTCCTGGTTCCAATTCGGTTCTTGCTCAAAATTTATTTTTATTAGGACATTATTATTCAAATGATGTTTATTCGAAAACTGCACAACAGATGTTGAATAATGTGAAAGAAAATGCCTTACAGTCACCAACGGAATATTACAATTGGCTGAATTTAATGCTGAATTATACCGACAATTATTTTGAGGTTGCCATTTCCGGAAAAGCCGCTATGACTAAAACCAGTCAGCTTCAAAGCTATTATTTGCCTAATATTTTAATTGCAGGAGCTACTAAAGAAAGTAAGCTGCCTATTTTAGAAAATCGCTATGCAGATGATCAAACTTATATTTATGTCTGCGTGAACAAAGCTTGTAAAATGCCGGAAAAAGAGGTGGATGTAGCTGTGAATAAAATAAAAAATAGTTTATAA